The proteins below come from a single Gemmatimonadota bacterium genomic window:
- a CDS encoding aminotransferase class V-fold PLP-dependent enzyme, with the protein MNTPSPDATARLDQGDRLAADEFPRQREGIYLNHAASSPLPQRSSDALRGYLSDRERLFHLYQTGTQDYALPVLQGKVARLLNVPPELVAFVPTTTEAMSAALNSIEWRAGDNVVVPANEFPGVIYPSLHLARRGVEVRQVPVEQHVDLDRVLAAIDGRTRAVAISWVHWLTGHRIDLARLGAACRASNALSIVDAIQGVGAVPVDVAATQVDFFVTGSYKWLMGIPGTAAIYTSPRFLEAVVPDRAGHASMKTSVYDAPHIEWLPGAARFQVGGTINAALIAMERSIDLLTEVGVPRIQAHVGTLLDALQSRAPHAGVRLNSDLSSAHRSTFVNVTTGDSARDDRIVKGLVAQGIIVGRRGPGIRIAPHLHNSVGDIERLMDALQRIA; encoded by the coding sequence ATGAACACGCCCTCCCCCGACGCCACCGCACGCCTCGACCAGGGCGATCGACTCGCCGCGGACGAGTTTCCGCGGCAGCGCGAGGGGATCTATCTCAATCATGCCGCATCCTCGCCCCTCCCGCAGCGGTCGAGCGATGCGTTGCGCGGCTACCTCAGCGACCGCGAACGCCTCTTTCATCTCTACCAGACCGGCACGCAGGACTACGCCCTCCCCGTGCTGCAGGGGAAGGTCGCACGCCTGCTCAACGTGCCCCCCGAGCTCGTCGCCTTCGTCCCGACGACCACCGAGGCGATGAGCGCGGCGCTCAACAGCATCGAGTGGCGCGCCGGCGACAACGTGGTGGTGCCGGCCAACGAGTTTCCCGGGGTGATCTATCCGTCACTCCACCTGGCACGTCGCGGGGTCGAGGTGCGGCAGGTGCCTGTCGAGCAGCACGTCGACCTCGATCGCGTCCTGGCGGCGATCGATGGGCGCACGCGCGCCGTGGCCATCAGCTGGGTGCACTGGCTCACCGGCCATCGCATCGACCTCGCCAGGCTCGGCGCCGCTTGCCGAGCGAGTAACGCACTCAGCATCGTCGACGCGATTCAGGGGGTGGGGGCCGTCCCCGTCGACGTGGCGGCCACACAGGTCGACTTCTTCGTCACCGGCAGCTACAAGTGGCTGATGGGGATCCCGGGGACGGCGGCGATCTACACGTCGCCGCGCTTCCTCGAGGCCGTCGTCCCCGACCGCGCCGGCCACGCGAGCATGAAGACCTCCGTCTACGATGCCCCGCACATCGAGTGGCTCCCGGGCGCGGCGCGCTTTCAGGTTGGTGGCACGATCAACGCGGCACTCATCGCCATGGAGCGCTCGATCGACCTGCTGACGGAGGTCGGCGTCCCCAGGATCCAGGCGCACGTGGGGACGCTCCTCGACGCACTGCAGTCGCGGGCACCGCACGCCGGGGTGCGCCTCAACTCCGACCTGTCGAGCGCACACCGCTCGACGTTCGTCAACGTCACGACCGGCGACAGCGCGCGCGATGACCGGATCGTGAAGGGACTCGTGGCACAGGGGATCATCGTCGGGCGTCGCGGCCCGGGGATCCGTATCGCCCCCCACCTGCACAACTCGGTTGGGGACATCGAGCGTCTCATGGACGCGCTGCAACGTATTGCCTGA
- a CDS encoding DUF2164 domain-containing protein — protein sequence MPIELSPEDTTRAIASLRRYCDEQLDEKIGELKARLFLEFILKEIGPSIYNGAIGDAQAYFRDRVADLEGACSQQEFDYWPRSTARRPSP from the coding sequence ATGCCAATCGAGCTTTCCCCGGAAGACACGACCCGCGCCATCGCCTCGCTCCGGCGCTACTGCGACGAGCAGCTCGACGAAAAGATCGGCGAGCTCAAGGCGCGCCTCTTCCTCGAGTTCATCCTGAAGGAGATCGGCCCCTCCATCTACAATGGGGCGATCGGCGACGCGCAGGCCTACTTCCGCGATCGCGTCGCCGACCTCGAAGGGGCCTGCTCGCAGCAGGAGTTCGACTACTGGCCGCGCTCCACCGCGCGCCGCCCCTCCCCCTGA
- a CDS encoding DUF1801 domain-containing protein — protein MIAKAKSSPRASAKPVTHDEYLARLPEDQRAALQQLRTTIKVIVPKAEECFSYGLPAFRLNGVLVGYGATAKHCAFYPMSGQTVAAFADELAGFETSKGTIRFTPDNPLSKALVRKLVKARIAENAE, from the coding sequence ATGATCGCGAAGGCGAAGTCGTCCCCACGCGCGAGCGCGAAGCCGGTCACGCACGACGAGTACCTCGCGCGCCTTCCCGAAGACCAGCGCGCAGCGCTGCAGCAGCTGCGTACCACGATCAAGGTGATCGTCCCCAAGGCGGAGGAGTGCTTCTCGTATGGCCTCCCGGCCTTCCGCCTGAACGGCGTGCTCGTCGGCTACGGCGCGACCGCGAAGCACTGCGCCTTCTATCCCATGAGCGGACAGACGGTGGCCGCGTTCGCGGACGAGCTCGCGGGCTTCGAAACGAGCAAGGGGACGATCCGCTTCACTCCGGACAACCCGCTCTCGAAAGCCCTGGTGCGCAAGCTGGTGAAAGCGCGCATCGCCGAGAACGCGGAGTAG
- a CDS encoding DUF2961 domain-containing protein — protein sequence MPFRPRRALATRAVLLIAGVASVALSVRLGAQLPPALDPYRLTQPRDFEAFRSSSNNADLASNDDSKRPLPGETVVLADLKGPGVITHMWITVAASEYAWPRLLRLRIYYDGSSVPSVDAPLGDFFGVGHGMERPLNSLLVRNSSAGRSRNSYWPMPFQRSARVTITNEGRRRVSNLYYQVDWSKYRALPANTPYFHARYRQALPTRLGAPYEVLHTKGRGHYVGTVLSVVQNQPGWFGEGDDFFYIDGKKTANIEGTGTEDYFNDAWSLRVGDGPNFGVTVADGTDLGSRMTAYRWHVGDPIPFTRELKFDIEHAGWTYNNDGSVRSAFEEREDLFSTVAFWYQQGVAPAQPEPPYGAARLPHGNAVHLEVEQRAAETVGTRGKVSVQKEVFWGKDILLFEGEGVGARLDVPFDVAEDGRYELIAQVAGAPDYGTYSVLIDGKVPGSGTELEHEPGANMGTGFSIDGYYTELFVGEDRVIGWPRLSKGRHTVSFICTGKNAASTNFFLGLDALVLQRVAGERGDRSADSTRADNVADRLRAIGSRRAAGAVQLAVLRRGLSSSSSDERIAAAWALTQLGTAAQPAVPELTTALTDADHVVRGLAALALRDAGPVSDMALDALAARLTDADDGVRMASAWAIGAQGRRATRVFGALMAAGKAQPQHPHVQRAVADAFGAIGPEAREALRCSRSWPRGCACGGTRWRRSRRCGGPPAKARAAAGAAARALSCYRRPKTRTCACRPRMVLASYQNSMLRITRSPPSRSMTRLSPPAGMVFRRFTVWSPPLPKCTTTR from the coding sequence ATGCCGTTTCGGCCGCGCCGCGCGCTGGCGACGCGCGCGGTGCTCCTGATCGCGGGGGTCGCGAGCGTCGCACTGTCGGTTCGGCTGGGCGCCCAGCTTCCGCCGGCGCTCGATCCGTATCGCCTCACGCAGCCGCGCGACTTCGAGGCGTTTCGCTCGTCCAGCAACAATGCGGACCTGGCCAGCAACGACGACAGCAAGCGTCCGCTCCCCGGTGAAACGGTCGTCCTCGCCGACCTCAAGGGGCCCGGGGTCATTACGCACATGTGGATCACCGTTGCCGCCAGCGAGTACGCGTGGCCGCGCCTCTTGCGGCTGCGCATCTACTACGATGGCAGCAGCGTGCCCAGTGTGGACGCCCCGCTGGGCGACTTCTTTGGCGTGGGGCACGGGATGGAGCGCCCCCTCAACTCGCTGCTCGTTCGGAACAGCTCGGCCGGGCGTTCGCGCAACTCGTACTGGCCGATGCCGTTCCAGCGTTCGGCCCGGGTGACGATCACCAACGAGGGGCGCCGGCGGGTGAGCAACCTCTATTACCAAGTGGACTGGTCGAAGTACCGGGCGCTCCCGGCCAACACGCCGTACTTCCACGCGCGCTATCGCCAGGCGTTGCCGACGCGGCTCGGCGCGCCCTATGAGGTCCTGCATACCAAGGGGCGCGGGCACTACGTGGGGACGGTGCTGAGCGTGGTGCAGAACCAGCCCGGGTGGTTTGGCGAGGGGGACGACTTCTTCTACATCGATGGAAAGAAGACGGCCAACATCGAGGGGACGGGGACCGAGGACTACTTCAACGATGCCTGGTCGTTGCGCGTGGGTGACGGCCCTAACTTCGGCGTGACGGTGGCCGACGGCACCGACCTCGGCTCGCGCATGACTGCGTATCGCTGGCACGTCGGCGATCCCATCCCCTTCACGCGCGAGCTCAAGTTCGACATCGAGCACGCGGGATGGACGTACAACAACGATGGCAGCGTGCGCAGCGCCTTCGAGGAACGCGAGGACCTGTTCAGCACCGTGGCCTTCTGGTACCAGCAGGGGGTGGCGCCGGCACAGCCCGAGCCGCCGTACGGCGCGGCGCGCCTTCCGCACGGGAATGCGGTGCATCTCGAGGTGGAGCAGCGCGCGGCCGAAACGGTGGGGACGCGTGGGAAGGTCTCGGTGCAGAAGGAGGTCTTCTGGGGGAAGGACATCCTCCTGTTCGAGGGCGAGGGAGTGGGCGCACGGCTCGACGTGCCATTCGATGTGGCGGAGGACGGGCGCTACGAGCTGATCGCGCAGGTGGCGGGGGCGCCCGACTACGGGACGTACTCCGTGCTCATTGACGGCAAGGTTCCCGGGAGCGGGACGGAGTTGGAGCATGAACCGGGCGCCAACATGGGGACGGGGTTCTCGATCGACGGCTACTACACCGAACTGTTTGTCGGCGAGGATCGCGTGATCGGGTGGCCGCGCCTGTCGAAGGGGCGGCACACCGTGTCGTTCATCTGTACGGGAAAGAACGCGGCGTCGACCAACTTCTTCCTCGGGCTCGATGCCCTGGTGCTGCAGCGCGTCGCGGGGGAGCGCGGCGACCGTTCCGCCGACTCCACGCGTGCGGACAACGTCGCCGACCGCCTGCGGGCGATCGGGAGCCGCCGAGCGGCAGGTGCGGTGCAGCTGGCGGTGCTTCGCCGTGGACTGTCTTCGTCATCGTCCGACGAGCGCATCGCGGCGGCGTGGGCCCTCACCCAACTCGGCACGGCGGCGCAGCCGGCGGTACCGGAGCTCACGACCGCGCTCACCGATGCGGATCACGTGGTGCGCGGGCTGGCGGCGCTCGCCTTGCGCGACGCCGGTCCAGTGAGCGACATGGCGCTCGATGCCCTGGCCGCCCGACTCACCGATGCCGACGACGGCGTGCGCATGGCGAGCGCGTGGGCCATCGGGGCGCAGGGGAGGCGCGCGACGCGCGTCTTTGGCGCGCTGATGGCGGCGGGCAAGGCGCAGCCGCAACATCCGCACGTGCAGCGCGCCGTGGCCGATGCCTTTGGCGCCATCGGGCCGGAGGCACGTGAGGCGCTTCGGTGCTCGAGGAGCTGGCCAAGGGGGTGCGCGTGCGGTGGAACGCGGTGGCGGCGATCAAGAAGGTGCGGGGGACCGCCCGCTAAGGCACGCGCGGCCGCCGGCGCGGCCGCGCGCGCTCTTTCGTGCTATCGTCGGCCGAAAACGCGCACCTGCGCGTGTCGCCCGCGCATGGTGTTGGCGTCGTACCAGAACTCGATGCTGCGAATCACCCGGTCGCCCCCCTCGAGGTCGATGACGCGGCTCTCGCCGCCAGCAGGGATGGTGTTCCGCAGGTTCACCGTCTGGTCTCCGCCATTGCCGAAGTGCACGACGACCCGGTGA